GATTTCCtgtctattttgaaaatatcagCTGAATTAAAGGTACTCAACAGATAGGAGCAAATATATGTTtatgcatgtattttttttcctaTATAGATATATTTCCCCTATTACGAATACGAAATATCATGTAAACAATTTTGATTTGTTCAGCTATGCTAGCAAGAATTGCAAGATGGGAGTTTAGCAATTTGCTACTGTCCATGTTTTGTTtagtacaataacttactcgtaatactgtacaccgtgaacagtattacatcacctgtgggtaCGGTAAATGTATTTCTGTACCTGTACACACgataaaatcaaatcattttTGCGCTCGCACCCGAAAAACCGGCGCCCTCAACGGccatcatgatttcaacttgtgtctgtactgcttatggataatatcacaGACAATTAAGAAGatatacttgtctgtgataataTCGATCAatggttaacatgtacaatgtctaattatttgtattttaacaatctccagtgaatatattgtggttggcttatcacaaaatattcaagttacaattagtacagttttaacatggtgacggATTCAAAACCgtgctttcgctcaagattgaGACTtttcactacactacactacactacactacactacactacactacactacactacacttcctaccctaccctaccctaccctaccctaccctaccctacactacactacactacactacactacactacacacagataatattgaccactgattaacagatataatttcttttttatattcaaGTAATTGACTAAttatagtgaatatatctttggttactaAAAAAATGTCCCgattgcagctagtgcagatttAAATGACTTCAAGATTCTTGCCCACTGAGATGAATGTATCAACAGCACTATCGATATCCTCCTCAGAGTGGGCTGTAGACATGGACACCCTGATGCTAGCCTTTCCTgtaaagacacacacacacacgacataTTAGACAGAGGGACTAATTTCGTTGGACTGAGATAAGATAACAAGGAGGTTTTTAGGAACAGTTGTATCGCATCTCAAACACGGGTTGGGATCAGaccaattctttttttcatagtggtctgagaaaGTACGTTCGAGCTTATACATGAAGTGATAGTGATATTGTGATTGTTGTGTTGTATCTCCGTTATAGTTTGTGGTTTTCCGAATACTTTTttgccaaatcaaatcaaatcaaatcaaccaTCCATGTGAATTGTTTGCTTTAAGGGTATGCGCATTTAAAGGACTGtacaaaaatctttaaaattatGTGATTGAGTTTTGTAAGTAGCTATACTGTTTTGTGTGTAGGACTATTAAACCAAGGCACGTATACTAAAATTCACTCATTTTGATTATTTCAGTTATTTCTGCAAATCCAGAACATTGCGTATCTTAAACACAACAGAGGCCAGTAATGATTAAACGTGATAATATGACATAACATCACGTGGTCTGTAATTTAGAAGAAACAACTCAACATCTATATAGTGTACAATGAGAGTGTAAATTGGCCTACACAACAGCGTTGTAAGACAAAAACAGTAACATTGTGTGACAAACGACTTCTTGCAATCTATACCAATCAGAAAAGCTGTGAAAGACACTACGATTCAAATCAATTTTTATTACAGAGAAGCAGTACTATTGTTGGTGTAACGTATATACCGATGTGATATACGGTGAGGTATATATCGATGTAATATACAGTGAGGTATATACCGATGTAATACACGGTGAGGTATATATCGATGTAATATACAGTAAGGTATATATCGATGTAATATATGGTGAGGTATATATCGATGTAATATACGGTGAAGTATATACCGATGTAATACACGGTGAGGTATATACCGATGTAATACATGGTGAGgtatatatcaatgtaatataCGGTGAGGTATATATCGATGTAATATGGTGAGGAATATATCGATGTAATATACGGTGAGGTATATATCGATGTAATATACGGTGAAGTATATACCGATGTAATACACGGTGAGGTATATACCGATGTAATATACGGTGAGGTATATATCGATGTAATATATGGTGAGGTATATATTGATGTAATACACGGTGAGgtatatatcaatgtaatacACAGTAAGgtatatatcaatgtaatacACAGTAAGGTATATATTGATGTAATATACGGTGAGGTATATACCGATGTAATACACGGTGAAGTATATATTGATGTAATATACAGTGAGGTATATACCGATGTAATATACAGTGAGGTATATATCGATGTAATATACGGTGAGGTATATATCGATGTAATATACAGTGAGGTATATACCGATGTAATATATGGTGAGGTATATATCGATGTAATATACGGTGAGGTATATATCGATGTAATATACGGTGAGGTATATATCGATGTAATACACGGTGAGGTATATATCGATGTAATATACTGTGAGGTATATATCGATGTAATATACGGTGAGGTATATATCGATGTAATACACGGTGAGGTATATATCGATGTAATATACAGTAAGGTATATATCGATGTAATATATGGTGAGGTATATATCGATGTAATATACGGTGAAGTATATACCGATGTAATACACGTTGAGGTATATACCGATGTAATACATGGTGAGgtatatatcaatgtaatataCGGTGAGGTATATATCGATGTAATATGGTGAGGAATATATCGATGTAATATACGGTGAGGTATATACCGATGTAATATACGGTGAAGTATATACCGATGTAATACACGGTGAGGTATATACCGATGTAATATACGGTGAGGTATATATCGATGTAATATACGGTGAGGTATATATCGATGTAATACACGGTGAGgtatatatcaatgtaatacACAGTAAGgtatatatcaatgtaatacACAGTAAGGTATATATTGATGTAATATACAGTGAGGTATATACCGATGTAATACACGGTGAAGTATATATTGATGTAATATACAGTGAGGTATATACCGATGTAATATACAGTGAGGTATATATCGATGTAATATACGGTGAGGTATATATCGATGTAATATACAGTGAGGTATATACCGGTGTAATATATGGTGAGGTATATATCGATGTAATATACGGTGAGGTATATATCGATGTAATATACGGTGAGGTATATATCGATGTAATACACGGTGAGGTATATATCGATGTAATATACTGTGAGGTATATATCGATGTAATATACGGTGAGGTATATATCGATGTAATACACGGTGAGGTATATATCGATGTAATACACGGTGAGGTATATATCGATGTAATATACAGTAAGGTATATATCGATGTAATATATGGTGAGGTATATATCGATGTAATATACGGTGAAGTATATACCGATGTAATACACGGTGAGGTATATACCGATGTAATACATGGTGAGgtatatatcaatgtaatataCGGTGAGGTATATATCGATGTAATATGGTGAGGAATATATCGATGTAATATACGGTGAGGTATATACCGATGTAATATACGGTGAAGTATATACCGATGTAATACACGGTGAGGTATATACCGATGTAATATACGGTGAGGTATATATCGATGTAATATACGGTGAGGTATATATCGATGTAATACACGGTGAGgtatatatcaatgtaatacACAGTAAGgtatatatcaatgtaatacACAGTAAGGTATATATTGATGTAATATACAGTGAGGTATATACCGATGTAATACACGGTGAAGTATATATTGATGTAATATACAGTGAGGTATATACCGATGTAATATACAGTGAGGTATATATCGATGTAATATACGGTGAGGTATATATCGATGTAATATACAGTGAGGTATATACCGGTGTAATATATGGTGAGGTATATATCGATGTAATATACGGTGAGGTATATATCGATGTAATATACGGTGAGGTATATATCGATGTAATACACGGTGAGGTATATATCGATGTAATATACAGTGAGGTATATATCGATGTAATATACTGTGAGGTTTATATCAATGTAATATACGGTGAGgtatatatcaatgtaatataCGGTGAGgtatatatcaatgtaatataCGGTGAGGTATACTAGAATTCTCTTTACCTCTTTGAGAGGTGGGATAACCTGCTCCGACATATATGCCTCTGTTAAACATCTCATCTGCAAACTTGTGAGCCAACGTATCATCTTCCAATATGATTGGACAGATAGGATGTCCGCCACCCTGGTTAGGagacaacaaaatgaaatgttcgagaaatatgcaaatatccactGTAAATATATCAGTAAAGTTTGGGAAATATCTCAAATCTGTTttgatgtcataaaaattgtcCTTTAGTGGGATGCGATGACAATTACTCGACTTGATAGTCCTACATAGTGCCATATTTATTTGGTCACTCATACATTTGCTATCATAATGTgaacttgtttatttatttagaaataATCACTgttaacatattttattttcgtGATTGTATATGGAACAGAAAAAGTAATACCCCCttatatttatatgatattaATGTAGTCTCTGGCGATTCCTATTTCTAGTTTTCATTCGACAAAAGTGTTAAAGTCCAAACCACAAGTTGACCAGTAATCACTCTAACGCGGTGTTAATTCTGGGCCACACAGATCAACAGCCATCAGATAATGCATGGCTCAACAACATAGTGTATGACATGGATGGAGTTACCTGCCAAGAACCCTAACTGTTTCCCTATCAGTTTTACCACAacttatatttgtatatacatgtactatatacaaaTTCAGGGATGGCGGGcttaatttgttttgttcagtTTACCAACAATATAATGAAAGTTGAAGACTTTGCATTCAACGAATATCACTTACAGCTTGCATTGTAATGGCGTATAGAAAACTTAAACCTATCTTTGATAATACTAACTGTGCCTTACGAACATTCTGACTGCTACCGTTCACGTCACGGTTCATTCTGTCAGTGTGTACACAGTGTGTGTTTCTTACCGTAATAGTGAATCCAGCAGTTGTCATTTTATCTCGGAACCTCTTAGCATTAGCGGTAATTTTATCACGGAGAGAGCGATAACTATCTCTACCAAGTATATCAAAAACCTGTAAGAAACAGGACACTGATTGCTTACTTGCTTACTATGCAACTAGTAGGCAATACTCCAAAATAGAGATAACTGACTTTAACTGTGGGAATTGTACCTCTTAGTTGGTATTCGAAAGAGATCGTCATGTATTGTTTCATGGCGTGTTTCGTTAATGATTGAGTTTTATGAGCAAATTCAACGTGTTCTGGTCTATGGTGGCACTGATTTTAGTGTCCGTACCGTAAAGTACACGTTCTCTTGCTGTGTTATAAACACACACGTTTACCTACACATGATTCCATACACTAaagggtgtacaatattgaaatatctttgatggtgtaatttatcatacggatcaaaatgttcaaaaaaattCCTACTTTGCAATAAACTGTTTTAACAACAccagaagacaattataatgttATAGAAAGCATACATCGACATTCAATAGTTTAACCAAGGTACGTAATTTCACTTGTAATGAGTGAAAAGCTTATAGACTCAGTTTGTTCCACGTTCAACGGTTTTCTGTTCTAGCTCTGTCACTTTCAATTCTTATAAGGCACTGAGGGATTTTCTGTATACTAAATGGTAGACTATCATTCTCGATCTTTGTACTCCACAGTGACTGTCTTTGAAATGAGGAACTGACTTACTAGCTGACTTATATTAGTAATTAACAATGAACTGACCTGAAGAGCCCCTGCAACTGTTGGTGATGGCAATCCAGTGGAACACAAGTATGGTTTGGATTTCTGTCTTAGGAAGTCAATCAAAGCCTTAGGTCCAGTAGTGTAACCACCTattagtataaataaagatgaaATACAAGTTGTCAGTAACAGGTACAGTCATATCACACTGATCATAGTTTTTGcttagactgaaagatcagccgttgtgggcgcccTTCTCACCTCTTTCCACAAAGAGGACCTATGGTGAACATTCTTTGCGATGTATTTTACAGTGTAAGTTTCGTTTTCCACGTTTATAATTTAAATGCAAACACACatacgcgcgcacgcacgcacgcacgtacacacacgcgcgcgcacataCGCTCGTGagcgcatgcacacacacgcgcgcgcgcacacaggCACACAAACTATTAACAGAAGCCGACTCCACGAGACCTATTAAAATTGAAGTTTGTTCATGTTATTCGATCGAATGTTGGGGGAATTATGTCAATATATTTACTAACCCAATGTCCCTCCGAGTGCTTTGCTGAGTGCCGAATTGATTATGTGTGGCCTTCCTTGCACGTTAAGGTATTCCTCAGTTCCTCTACCTGTATCACCTACGCACCCAGTTCCATGAGCATCATCTACAAAGACCAAAGCACCATACTCGTCTGCAAGGTCACATACCTCCCTGTCATCAAAAGATCATGAACATGAAGTGTGTATTTCTTTCGTCATTCACAGTTTAAAAGATGTGATTTTCAAAATATCTCTATGGGGGCTCTATGGGGGTGAATCTGAGTCCAGGCCTCCAATTCTGATCTGGATCTGAGATAAACCATAGTATACACGTGTGGAGACAGGGGATTTTTctgaccgacccaaacccagggtgagtgttctacagattCGATGCACAGGTTGTATCACTCAACCGTGTCTCATTCACCACACGAGGGCGACTTTGTGTGACTCCTgtcacatagtcccaaacctgaatggactCTTGCAGAAAATGTGTGACTCTCTTTATGTGTGTATtcgcttgaaaaaaaaagaaacccgTGTCAAATCCAACACCCCAAAAAGacatatcaaatgaattttCTATATGTATCCGACTGTCTATTAATGAAGAGTGTGACGTATCAGAtctttggtaaaaaaaaaaattagaaaatgtATTCTAACTTATTAAAATGGATCAGcaactttattttttgtatttgcgTTGAGTCGGCTGAATTTGTGAAATGGTTACATAGCATACTTACTTCAAAGGGGCAAAGGTACCATCCAAACTAAACACCCCATCTGTTGCTATCAGCTTTATTCTAGCATTGGATGAACTCAGCTTTTCTTCAAGATCTACAAAAAAATTGCAAGACAATATATGTGAGAAACCGTCTTCGAATATAACAAATAAATGTTCTGATCGAACGcgtacaacttggcttgcggATGGTGTAATCATAGAcagtctcccctccactgtctatggtgtaATAAATGTAATTTGGCGTGAGACCTCGGGTCTGTGGTCCGACGTTTGCCGAATGAAAGCCGAAGGAAGATAATACAGTTCTGATCGAGCAGAGATAGGACTGTATTCCATCATTTGCGCCCTTGACGCATTGTGACTTTGCAATGTAGAAGACACAAGGTAGCCCGACGGTCTAGCAGCTAAACTTTGAAGGAGACTTCGATATTGTACAGCATCACCCCTATATATGTCTGACGTAATACTGAAGTGtgtcaaattgaaacattaCCACTTAGGAATGAAATATAATCAAAAGTGTATCAGTAACCACAGATTTGACTTACCTTTCATATCTCTATGTTTGTAATGGTGTTTCTGGGCATTACACAGATTGATACCGGTAATGATGGATGAATGACTGAATTCGTCAGAGAACACTGCATCGTCGTGTGTCAGTAGAGCTTCAAAGATACCAATATTGGCATGGAAACCAGTTGTATAAACAATAGCGTCATCACGATTGTGGAATTCTGAAATTTTCTTCTCCAGTTCTTTATGAATATCCTGATACAAAGTAAAAACACATCGTTATAATTTGACAAATATCCTTGTCTAACAAATACATCTTTTTTCGTGTTTTTGATACTTGGTTTTCTAAATTCCAGCCTTATTTTGAGTTGTTCTGTTAATTTGAATACAAACATCAGGGCATTTGACAGTCGAAGTTTTGTGAGTAGATACACAGACACGTCTTCTTACTTGGCTGTGTAGATTGACATTgcatgatgacgtcacatcgtCACATGTCATATTCTACTTACTCGTGTACCACACATGAACCTGGCTGCACCATTACCAGTTCCATATTTGTACAGAGCTGCTGCAGTTGCGTCTATGACTTCTGGGTGACTCTATGAACATGAACAGAAAATTTGCCAGTGGGACATTACACAGATTGATACGGGCAGTGATGGATGATTGAATTTGTTCTAATTCGACCGTTTGTgggtctaatttgcataactggGTTAAACTACCCCATCTTATGAGacagaaaaaagaaagacacacacacacacacacacacacacacacagaatgacAGACATGCCGAGAATCTGTATAACCCACAGACCCAAGTAATCTGTAATCACACATGCAAAGcattatttaaatttaaactACGATGCTGTGAATAGAATGCCCTAACTTATCCCTCAGATGAACTACTTTGAAAGTGATCGGTCTTAATTTTGTTGGGGGTTTTGGCTGCAATACTTTGGAAAGAAGGCGTTtttatgtaacaatattgtaccTACTGATAGGGCAAAGTAATCATTGGAACAAAAGTTGATAATTCTATTTTGCGTTCCCTCTACTTGCATGGCAACCCCTTGTTTGGCTGATATAACCTTCTCTGCTTTCCAGATCCCCGCTTCTTTGAATCCGGACAGATTTTCGGCTATGATCTCGTTCATTACATCCACTGCTGTTTTCGCACCATAAGCCTTTACAATACTGAAAACACATTCACAAAAAAGTAGGGGAAGTAATTCAGTGAAGGAAGAGTTATAAAAATAAGAATTGCATAAGATATTTATGTTGTGTGTAAATGTAACTGAATGGTTACactaattttcaaattttctatTCAGGATAATTCGaatcattatacaaatgtatacaattttGAGGTCCGTTATAGTAAATATATTACTGTAATACTTGATATCTCCACCATTCTCACAAGTCAGAGTCGGTCTCTATACTGCTTTTACTCGTAACTGTTAAAACTGCATCGTTCCATTATTATCGTCCGACCTGTTAGATTTAGCGTAAGGAAACAATTTAGTTTCCGATTTTCTTCAAATGTTTCCATGATGATCTACCAATATCTGGTTGCCCCCCTTTTCATTCTAcgaatgaaaaacaaatatttgtccaatTGTAAACAAAACACCACTGTATTTTTCTCAGATTTCAGCAGGTGTCCATCCTTCGATTTCTGTCATCAGCCaaggatgtttttttttcaaatttgaactgTTATATCAAAACAGAATTGTTCTCATATAATACAAAGACagtaaacaaaatgttgttcTACCTTTCACTGATGACTAAGTATGCTTTGGTAGATAAATGTTGCATGCTTCAATACGTACAACAATAGCGTtgtaaacataaataattattcaaGAAAATCATTGAGTCTTGCAGTTCTAAGCAAGACATGCACGGTAAAAGAAATCTATGGAACTAACCTGTCCGACTTTGAGGTTGCAGCTATACTTGTTATTCCATTTTCACACGCCATGTTTTGTAATTCTTTTAAAAGCAATATCTCTTTATAACTGGTTGAGTTACCGTGCTGGTCAAGTAATCACTTGGTAAATCGTCCAAGAGTTGAGTCAGCTTGGAAACACAGAACacaccagatgtaaactgaatgctttccGGAAGGGCAAACaacttttatattgtttttccTTCACTCCCTGTTGCAAAGAACAATAAAGTATTCTCCGTCACGCagcagatctcgcgagatatacaaatatgcctaacaacggTTGTCAAGGGGGTCAAGCTATCAGCCTTGCCATGTTGTTTAAATGAAGGT
This portion of the Glandiceps talaboti chromosome 7, keGlaTala1.1, whole genome shotgun sequence genome encodes:
- the LOC144437900 gene encoding 2-amino-3-ketobutyrate coenzyme A ligase, mitochondrial-like; its protein translation is MACENGITSIAATSKSDSIVKAYGAKTAVDVMNEIIAENLSGFKEAGIWKAEKVISAKQGVAMQVEGTQNRIINFCSNDYFALSSHPEVIDATAAALYKYGTGNGAARFMCGTRDIHKELEKKISEFHNRDDAIVYTTGFHANIGIFEALLTHDDAVFSDEFSHSSIITGINLCNAQKHHYKHRDMKDLEEKLSSSNARIKLIATDGVFSLDGTFAPLKEVCDLADEYGALVFVDDAHGTGCVGDTGRGTEEYLNVQGRPHIINSALSKALGGTLGGYTTGPKALIDFLRQKSKPYLCSTGLPSPTVAGALQVFDILGRDSYRSLRDKITANAKRFRDKMTTAGFTITGGGHPICPIILEDDTLAHKFADEMFNRGIYVGAGYPTSQRGKASIRVSMSTAHSEEDIDSAVDTFISVGKNLEVI